The Eubacteriaceae bacterium Marseille-Q4139 genome has a window encoding:
- a CDS encoding CatB-related O-acetyltransferase, with protein MNPEKIYPREGDRETVYLKNVVTDPGIQVGEFTMYNDFVHDPREFEKKNVLYHYPVNKEKLVIGKFCSIACRAKFLFNSANHTLSSLSTYPFPIFFDEWGLEKSDVAAAWDRKGDIVIGNDVWIGYEAVILAGVTIGDGAVIGARAVVTKDVPPYAIVGGVPARVIRSRFPEETVKALLRLKWWDWPAERIQEKLAEIREGGFEGRNFSGMA; from the coding sequence ATGAATCCGGAAAAGATATATCCGCGGGAGGGCGACAGGGAAACGGTTTACCTGAAAAATGTGGTGACGGATCCTGGAATCCAGGTGGGGGAGTTTACCATGTACAACGATTTTGTCCATGATCCCAGGGAATTTGAGAAGAAGAATGTGCTGTACCATTATCCAGTCAACAAAGAAAAGCTGGTGATCGGGAAATTCTGTTCCATTGCCTGCAGGGCGAAATTCCTTTTTAACAGCGCAAATCATACGCTTTCCTCGCTTTCCACATACCCGTTTCCCATCTTCTTTGACGAATGGGGGCTGGAGAAATCGGATGTGGCGGCGGCATGGGACAGGAAAGGCGACATTGTGATTGGAAATGATGTCTGGATCGGATATGAGGCGGTGATCCTGGCCGGCGTCACCATCGGGGACGGGGCGGTAATTGGCGCCCGTGCCGTTGTGACAAAAGATGTACCGCCTTATGCCATCGTGGGCGGCGTGCCGGCCCGCGTGATCCGCAGCCGGTTCCCGGAGGAGACGGTAAAGGCGCTTCTCAGGCTAAAGTGGTGGGACTGGCCGGCGGAGCGGATTCAGGAGAAATTGGCGGAGATTCGGGAGGGGGGATTTGAAGGCAGGAATTTTTCCGGAATGGCATAG
- a CDS encoding conjugal transfer protein produces MCIRFLYHGDDVITGFNFDIDLSVWDHKVIVEKDRFYIGILRPDGIRHSYHGVSRNGNAGTLLYVQGNPAGAYRKDSRCMTIADLTEQFIREKISFDDALQIVREKEIVYAPDATMQAMLSDARGRVLVVEPGIGFLEESGRFSLIANDSLLARKGAGGAAALGAGPLPGDDRYERAEAMLKGYGETFAVFDGFSVLRAVSQEGIWATRVSFVYSAAEHAVYCVENNQFQSVSRYEFS; encoded by the coding sequence ATGTGCATCAGATTTTTGTATCATGGCGATGACGTGATTACCGGTTTCAACTTCGACATCGACCTTTCCGTATGGGATCATAAGGTCATCGTGGAAAAAGACAGATTTTATATCGGCATCCTGCGTCCCGACGGCATCCGCCATTCCTACCACGGCGTCAGCCGGAACGGGAATGCCGGGACGCTTCTCTATGTGCAGGGGAATCCGGCCGGTGCATACCGGAAGGACAGCCGCTGCATGACCATAGCAGACCTGACGGAACAGTTTATCAGGGAAAAAATAAGCTTTGATGACGCGCTCCAGATCGTAAGGGAAAAAGAGATTGTCTATGCGCCGGACGCCACGATGCAGGCCATGCTGTCCGACGCCCGCGGCCGCGTTTTGGTGGTTGAGCCGGGCATTGGATTTCTGGAAGAGAGCGGCCGTTTCTCCCTGATTGCCAACGACTCCCTTCTGGCGCGGAAAGGGGCAGGCGGTGCGGCTGCACTGGGCGCCGGCCCGCTTCCAGGGGATGACCGATACGAGCGGGCAGAGGCAATGCTAAAGGGATATGGGGAGACGTTTGCCGTATTTGACGGGTTTTCGGTACTCCGTGCTGTCAGCCAGGAGGGCATCTGGGCGACCCGTGTTTCCTTTGTCTATTCCGCCGCGGAACATGCCGTTTACTGCGTGGAAAACAACCAGTTCCAGTCGGTTTCCAGATATGAATTTTCGTAA
- the rpoN gene encoding RNA polymerase factor sigma-54 — protein sequence MEIKTGLSLQTKQILSQVQMESLNILSMSVTELQEFLQNEEIENPLIEYSADGRPTEMPVAYRDSDRFYGSRSGDDSGDQELYQIEDGTESVEELIYPQLRWKEMGDKERAIVDFCVQSLENSGYLLVSAEEIAEALSLPVSLTEEVLGRLKMLEPRGIFASGLEECLLLQIKGMEKEELLSRIISGHLKDIAEGRISAISRELKLTSMEVRKLIQVIKGLNPRPLNGYGRERAQYIFPDILLSCQNGQWTMEFNDRRVGNVQINEFYVRMMETAQDQELKNYFEEKLKRARFIMNALDQRHKTLQSITEGIINRQSGYLLGREPLKPMTLEEIAKEKDIHKSTVSRAIKDKYILAPAGCILIRDLFTSGVQTGDAGEMSRNAVKEKLRELVEKEDKKKPFSDERLAQLLEEDGILVSRRTVAKYRMELGIGGVFQRKA from the coding sequence TTGGAAATTAAGACAGGATTGTCTCTTCAGACAAAACAGATACTTTCTCAGGTGCAGATGGAGTCGCTCAATATCCTGAGTATGTCTGTAACAGAGCTTCAGGAGTTCTTACAGAATGAAGAAATTGAAAATCCGCTGATTGAATATTCGGCGGACGGCCGCCCGACAGAGATGCCGGTGGCCTACCGGGATTCTGACCGGTTTTATGGGAGCCGTTCCGGGGATGACTCCGGCGACCAGGAGCTTTACCAGATCGAGGACGGCACGGAGTCTGTGGAGGAGCTGATTTATCCCCAGCTTCGATGGAAAGAAATGGGGGATAAAGAGAGGGCCATTGTGGATTTCTGCGTCCAGTCGTTAGAAAACAGTGGATATCTTCTCGTATCCGCAGAGGAAATCGCAGAAGCGCTTTCGCTGCCGGTTTCTCTGACGGAGGAGGTACTGGGGCGCCTCAAGATGCTGGAGCCCAGGGGGATTTTTGCCTCGGGGTTAGAGGAATGCCTGCTTCTTCAGATCAAGGGCATGGAAAAGGAAGAACTCTTAAGCCGGATTATCAGCGGGCATTTAAAGGACATTGCCGAAGGCCGGATCAGCGCCATTTCCAGAGAGCTGAAGCTTACGTCCATGGAGGTGCGGAAGCTGATCCAGGTGATAAAAGGGCTGAACCCGCGGCCGTTAAACGGATACGGGCGGGAACGTGCCCAGTACATTTTCCCGGACATCCTGCTGTCCTGCCAGAACGGCCAGTGGACGATGGAGTTCAACGACAGGCGCGTCGGGAATGTGCAGATCAACGAGTTTTATGTCCGGATGATGGAAACGGCGCAGGATCAGGAGCTGAAAAACTATTTTGAAGAGAAGTTAAAGCGGGCGCGCTTTATCATGAATGCGCTTGACCAGCGCCACAAGACGCTCCAGAGCATCACCGAGGGCATCATCAACCGCCAGTCCGGCTATCTTCTCGGCCGGGAGCCATTAAAGCCCATGACATTAGAGGAAATTGCCAAAGAAAAGGACATCCATAAGTCCACCGTGAGCCGTGCCATCAAGGACAAATACATTCTGGCACCGGCCGGCTGCATCCTGATCCGCGATTTGTTTACCAGCGGCGTCCAAACCGGGGACGCAGGAGAGATGAGCCGGAACGCGGTGAAAGAGAAGCTGAGGGAGCTGGTGGAAAAGGAAGATAAGAAAAAGCCGTTCAGCGATGAGCGGCTGGCACAGCTTCTGGAGGAGGACGGGATCCTCGTCTCCAGACGAACCGTCGCCAAGTACCGGATGGAGCTGGGAATCGGCGGCGTGTTCCAGAGAAAAGCTTAG
- a CDS encoding flavodoxin family protein, with protein sequence MEILLINGSPRKDGHTAAALSVVERRLKEHGFRTNLFQIGNQPVRGCISCGGCRGTNRCVFEDDGCVRLTEEILAADGIVVGSPVYFAGPNGALCALLDRVFYSTCTRSQLFHGKPGAALVTCEWTGGTAALDRLHRYFVPCQMPVIGSLDYPVITKKAIENQEPHAIQILETLADNMAGLLKK encoded by the coding sequence ATGGAAATACTGCTCATAAACGGAAGCCCGAGAAAAGACGGGCATACGGCCGCGGCGCTGTCTGTTGTGGAGAGGCGGCTTAAGGAACATGGGTTCAGAACGAACCTTTTTCAGATCGGGAACCAGCCGGTGCGCGGCTGTATTAGCTGCGGCGGCTGCCGCGGGACGAACCGGTGTGTGTTTGAAGACGACGGCTGTGTCCGGCTGACAGAAGAAATCCTGGCTGCGGACGGGATTGTTGTGGGAAGCCCTGTGTACTTTGCCGGGCCCAACGGGGCTTTGTGCGCTCTCCTTGACCGGGTCTTTTATTCCACATGCACCAGGAGCCAGCTTTTTCATGGAAAGCCGGGCGCCGCGCTCGTCACCTGCGAATGGACGGGAGGGACGGCGGCCCTTGACCGCCTGCACCGGTACTTTGTGCCGTGCCAGATGCCTGTGATCGGAAGTCTCGACTATCCGGTAATTACAAAAAAAGCCATAGAGAATCAGGAGCCACATGCGATCCAGATTCTGGAAACTCTGGCGGACAATATGGCCGGACTCCTGAAAAAGTAA
- a CDS encoding TIGR04076 family protein: MKRKVKITVIRREYYQELADRFLVNPGTGKCSLFEEGQEFIVTKENYDRFPYENKFCMAAWDIIKIKVYSALQGGNFYWEGWMKDPKEQILCCDDGVRPVVFLLERMEEE; the protein is encoded by the coding sequence ATGAAACGCAAAGTAAAAATTACAGTAATCAGACGTGAATATTATCAGGAGCTGGCAGACCGCTTCCTTGTGAACCCGGGGACCGGAAAATGTTCCCTGTTTGAGGAAGGCCAGGAGTTTATTGTCACGAAGGAAAATTATGACAGGTTCCCTTATGAGAACAAATTCTGCATGGCAGCATGGGACATTATTAAAATCAAGGTGTATTCTGCCCTTCAGGGAGGGAATTTCTATTGGGAGGGCTGGATGAAAGATCCGAAGGAGCAGATTCTCTGCTGCGATGACGGGGTTCGGCCGGTTGTATTTTTGCTGGAGCGGATGGAGGAAGAATAG
- a CDS encoding NADH:flavin oxidoreductase, with the protein MRMRQEFTYLNRPISAGGKTIKNRIAVPAMADFGMTEKDGLVNQRHLERYGAYAEGGAGLVIIEACAVSKLEEPRNTIGVYEDGCMDGLKRLAEAAKKNGAAALVQLMNTGLSAMPYSSIAEIPEQEFKQYHDDFIQAAIRCQKAGFDGAELHAAHGMYLNRVIETSTRTDGYGGAFENRIRLLRELICEIRETCGSGFLLAVRFGNRDPEELVQTAQVIQEAGGDLLDVSTGMGSYINVPPSFAFDGKLYAASLVKQKSDLPVIGVGNIFTGEQAEQALEEGLADMIAVGRGHLADPAWAGKVLSGENPVPCRRCRRCLWYVDGRKCPAARERREQ; encoded by the coding sequence ATGAGAATGAGACAGGAATTTACATATCTAAACCGTCCGATTTCTGCCGGCGGGAAAACCATAAAAAACAGGATTGCAGTGCCGGCGATGGCCGATTTCGGCATGACGGAAAAGGACGGACTTGTGAATCAGCGCCATCTGGAGCGGTACGGGGCTTACGCTGAAGGCGGCGCCGGGCTGGTGATTATTGAGGCGTGTGCAGTTTCTAAGCTGGAGGAGCCGCGGAATACCATCGGCGTGTATGAGGACGGATGCATGGACGGGTTAAAACGGCTGGCAGAGGCGGCGAAAAAGAACGGTGCGGCAGCCCTTGTCCAGCTCATGAATACCGGGCTTTCCGCCATGCCTTACAGCAGCATTGCGGAGATTCCCGAGCAGGAATTTAAACAGTACCATGACGATTTTATCCAGGCGGCCATCCGATGTCAGAAAGCTGGTTTTGACGGCGCGGAGCTCCATGCGGCGCATGGCATGTATTTGAACCGGGTAATTGAAACAAGTACGAGGACTGACGGCTACGGCGGGGCGTTTGAGAACCGCATCCGTCTTCTGAGAGAGTTGATTTGTGAAATCCGTGAGACCTGCGGAAGCGGCTTTCTGCTGGCTGTGCGCTTCGGCAATCGGGATCCGGAGGAGCTGGTGCAGACGGCGCAGGTGATCCAGGAAGCAGGCGGGGACCTTTTAGACGTTTCCACAGGCATGGGCAGTTATATAAACGTCCCGCCGTCGTTTGCATTTGACGGAAAACTCTATGCGGCATCGCTTGTGAAGCAGAAAAGCGATCTTCCGGTGATCGGCGTCGGGAATATTTTTACCGGCGAACAGGCCGAACAGGCGCTGGAGGAAGGCCTTGCGGACATGATTGCCGTGGGGCGCGGGCATCTGGCAGATCCGGCATGGGCAGGAAAAGTGCTTTCCGGGGAGAATCCCGTTCCCTGCCGCCGGTGCAGGAGATGCCTGTGGTATGTGGACGGCCGGAAATGTCCGGCTGCAAGGGAAAGGAGAGAGCAATGA
- a CDS encoding flavodoxin family protein, giving the protein MKIVVLTGSPHKNGTSALLADRWIQGAREAGHEVFRFDAAFETVHPCIGCDACGCGTHPCVFQDGMTKLYPELEKADMVVFVTPLYYHAMSAQLKAAVDRFHGIDDKIRGTAKKAQLIVTAASREERIMNGVVGSYRETLHYLKWQDMGTLLAYGCYTREAIEKTDYPEQAYEMGKAVR; this is encoded by the coding sequence ATGAAAATTGTTGTATTGACGGGAAGCCCGCATAAAAACGGGACGTCTGCCCTGCTGGCAGACAGATGGATTCAGGGAGCCAGGGAAGCGGGGCATGAGGTATTCCGCTTTGACGCGGCTTTTGAGACGGTGCACCCGTGCATCGGCTGTGATGCCTGCGGCTGCGGGACGCACCCCTGTGTATTCCAGGACGGCATGACAAAGCTTTACCCGGAGCTTGAGAAGGCAGACATGGTGGTGTTCGTCACGCCGCTTTACTATCACGCCATGTCGGCGCAGCTTAAGGCAGCCGTGGACCGTTTCCACGGAATCGACGACAAAATCCGCGGCACGGCGAAAAAAGCACAGCTCATTGTGACGGCGGCCAGCCGGGAGGAACGGATCATGAACGGTGTCGTCGGGAGCTATCGGGAGACGCTTCATTACCTGAAATGGCAGGATATGGGAACCTTGCTGGCTTATGGCTGCTATACACGGGAGGCAATCGAAAAGACTGACTATCCGGAACAGGCATATGAGATGGGAAAGGCGGTCAGATGA
- a CDS encoding Crp/Fnr family transcriptional regulator — MLTPRYFFAEDFRPFYDYFLSQPHVRRTFRRGDYLWAPGEPYEKLHYIISGTAVHFADHETGRRKIISFHGPGTVFPGYRNQDFKIELSLITVALSDMEVLEFTLPQFQQMFESNTALSEQVVNWHAMYINRLLFETVHQEYNSSFVKICNLLYLLAVNQPAGSGPVIDMTQEELAELLGLSRIQLTRGLSALRQRNLISTARGKIHVTDLSALAELCSSETI, encoded by the coding sequence GTGCTGACGCCGCGCTATTTTTTTGCTGAGGATTTCCGGCCGTTTTATGACTATTTCCTGTCGCAGCCCCATGTCCGGCGGACGTTCCGCCGGGGCGATTACCTGTGGGCGCCGGGAGAGCCCTACGAAAAGCTCCACTATATTATTTCCGGCACTGCTGTCCATTTCGCCGACCATGAAACCGGCCGCCGCAAAATCATCAGCTTCCACGGGCCGGGCACGGTTTTTCCCGGCTACCGGAATCAGGACTTTAAAATCGAGCTTTCCCTCATCACGGTGGCCCTGTCTGACATGGAGGTTCTGGAGTTTACGCTCCCCCAGTTCCAGCAGATGTTTGAGTCCAACACCGCCCTCAGCGAACAGGTGGTGAACTGGCATGCCATGTATATTAACCGACTGCTTTTTGAAACCGTGCACCAGGAATACAATTCGTCTTTCGTAAAAATCTGCAATCTCCTGTATCTTCTGGCTGTCAACCAGCCGGCGGGCTCCGGGCCCGTTATCGACATGACCCAGGAAGAACTCGCCGAGCTTTTAGGTTTAAGCCGGATCCAGCTCACCAGGGGTCTCTCCGCCCTGCGCCAGAGGAATCTGATCTCCACCGCCCGCGGAAAAATCCACGTGACCGATCTTTCGGCGCTGGCAGAGCTCTGTTCCTCGGAAACGATCTGA
- a CDS encoding virulence RhuM family protein → MSVEHGLTPYETREILFYKTDNGEVRVEILLFQENLWLTQAKMAELFEVQKAAISKHLKNIFESGELSEDSVVSKMETTAADGKRYQTNYYNLDAIIAVGYRVNSKKATMFRIWANRVLKEFIIKGYVMDDVRLREPENFFGKDYFEEQLERIRDIRASERRFYQKITDIYSQCSADYDVESPITKEFFSTVQNKLHYAVTHHTAAEIVYGRADSTKPNMGLTTWKNAPQGRIRKSDVIVAKNYLNESEMRNLNEIVTMYLDYAERQARRGNVMYMADWVKRLDAFLQFNEEDILHDKGKVTAVIAKAFAEKEFEKFRVLQDRAYRSDFDKLLAETSDDLI, encoded by the coding sequence ATGAGCGTCGAACATGGCCTGACCCCTTATGAAACCAGGGAAATCCTCTTTTACAAGACTGATAATGGAGAGGTACGAGTGGAAATCCTGCTCTTTCAGGAAAATCTCTGGCTGACACAGGCAAAAATGGCGGAATTGTTTGAGGTACAGAAAGCGGCCATTTCCAAGCATTTGAAAAATATTTTTGAATCCGGCGAACTAAGCGAGGATTCAGTTGTTTCCAAAATGGAAACAACTGCGGCAGACGGCAAGAGATATCAAACGAACTATTATAATCTGGATGCCATAATTGCTGTGGGGTATCGTGTGAACTCAAAAAAAGCAACCATGTTCCGCATTTGGGCAAACAGGGTCTTAAAAGAGTTTATCATCAAAGGCTATGTGATGGATGACGTACGTCTGCGGGAGCCGGAGAACTTTTTTGGCAAAGATTATTTTGAAGAACAACTAGAGCGTATCCGGGATATACGGGCCAGCGAGAGAAGGTTCTATCAGAAAATCACGGACATTTATTCCCAGTGCAGTGCCGACTACGATGTGGAGAGCCCCATCACAAAGGAGTTTTTCTCCACAGTGCAGAATAAGCTCCACTATGCAGTGACCCACCATACCGCTGCTGAGATTGTATATGGCCGTGCAGACAGCACCAAGCCCAACATGGGGCTGACCACATGGAAAAACGCCCCCCAAGGGCGCATTCGCAAATCGGATGTCATCGTTGCTAAAAACTATTTGAACGAATCAGAAATGCGTAACCTAAACGAGATCGTCACTATGTATTTGGACTATGCGGAGAGGCAGGCCCGCCGGGGAAATGTTATGTATATGGCTGATTGGGTCAAACGGCTTGACGCATTTTTACAGTTCAACGAGGAAGATATTCTGCACGACAAGGGCAAAGTAACCGCAGTCATTGCCAAAGCCTTTGCCGAGAAAGAGTTTGAAAAGTTCCGGGTGTTGCAGGACAGAGCCTATCGGAGCGACTTTGACAAGCTGCTTGCAGAAACTTCGGATGACCTGATTTAA
- the add gene encoding adenosine deaminase — MNHLIELHLHLDGSLRPETVWELSKEQGIKLPAESLDEVRHQMRVPENCKTLEEYLERFDLPLLVLQKPEAIERVTFELTEDLAKSGVDYAEIRFAPLLSVKEGMSQDEVVEAAIRGAKRGMEKYPQIRVGLILCCMRGDKNQELNMATVETAKKYLGDVVCAVDIAGAEGLFPTELFKPVFDKVNEYGLPMTIHAGEAAGPESMRTALSYGTKRIGHGVAAVNDEALIRELIEKNVTLEVCVSSNYHTKVVPSMEEHPIRRLFDMGVHVTVNSDNMTASGTDIHKEIGILKDVFGFTEAEIEKLEEYAWEARFLKE, encoded by the coding sequence ATGAATCATTTGATAGAACTTCATTTACATTTAGACGGTTCCCTGCGGCCGGAGACGGTTTGGGAGTTATCGAAGGAGCAGGGGATCAAGCTTCCGGCAGAGAGCCTTGACGAGGTTCGTCACCAGATGCGGGTGCCGGAAAACTGCAAAACACTGGAGGAATATCTGGAGCGGTTCGACCTGCCGCTTCTTGTGCTCCAGAAGCCGGAGGCCATCGAGCGCGTGACCTTTGAGCTGACGGAAGACCTGGCAAAATCCGGTGTGGACTATGCGGAGATCCGCTTTGCGCCGCTGCTTTCCGTAAAGGAAGGCATGAGCCAGGACGAGGTGGTAGAGGCGGCCATCCGCGGCGCGAAGCGCGGGATGGAGAAATATCCGCAAATCCGTGTGGGGCTGATCCTCTGCTGTATGCGCGGGGACAAAAATCAGGAGCTTAACATGGCAACCGTGGAGACGGCGAAAAAATACCTGGGCGACGTGGTATGCGCCGTGGACATCGCCGGGGCGGAAGGCCTGTTCCCGACAGAGCTTTTTAAGCCGGTGTTTGATAAGGTAAACGAGTACGGGCTTCCGATGACGATCCACGCCGGCGAGGCGGCAGGCCCCGAGAGCATGCGGACGGCGCTGTCTTACGGGACGAAGCGCATCGGCCACGGCGTCGCGGCAGTGAATGACGAGGCGCTCATCAGGGAGCTGATTGAAAAGAACGTGACCTTAGAGGTCTGCGTTTCCAGCAACTACCACACCAAGGTGGTGCCGTCCATGGAAGAGCATCCGATCCGCCGCCTGTTCGACATGGGCGTGCACGTCACGGTAAATTCCGACAACATGACGGCGTCAGGAACAGATATCCATAAGGAAATCGGGATTTTAAAGGATGTGTTCGGGTTTACGGAAGCGGAGATCGAAAAGCTGGAAGAATATGCCTGGGAGGCCAGGTTTTTGAAGGAATAA
- a CDS encoding DUF2442 domain-containing protein produces MFYKVQSVTPEENFILSVVFADGVRKKYDLKPLFEKWPVFRDLRDIAGLYRQVKVDIGGLGISWNDTIDLAAEELRVNGIEITDPK; encoded by the coding sequence ATGTTTTATAAAGTGCAGAGTGTAACTCCTGAAGAAAATTTTATTTTGTCGGTAGTTTTTGCAGACGGGGTAAGAAAAAAATACGACTTGAAGCCGCTGTTTGAGAAGTGGCCGGTTTTTCGGGATCTGAGAGATATAGCCGGATTGTACAGGCAGGTAAAAGTGGATATTGGAGGTCTCGGAATCAGCTGGAACGATACGATTGACCTGGCGGCCGAAGAACTTCGTGTGAACGGCATAGAAATCACAGACCCAAAATAA
- a CDS encoding DUF4160 domain-containing protein, whose amino-acid sequence MEGDLPRRALMLVQEWAEKNQEELLKIWNTQEFRELPPLE is encoded by the coding sequence ATGGAAGGCGATCTTCCCAGACGGGCTCTGATGCTGGTTCAGGAATGGGCTGAAAAAAATCAGGAAGAATTACTGAAGATATGGAATACACAAGAATTTAGGGAACTGCCGCCCTTAGAATAA
- a CDS encoding ABC transporter permease, with amino-acid sequence MNVIQDIFGTLSLPEFYFAMFRSATPVLLTTLGAMIASRSGTNNIALEGTMLISAFVGVVVSAFSQSAWIGFLGAVLAGFVISNILAYFVLKLHSNSVISGIALNTFASGGTIFVLYLITGEKGASTSLPSLKLPSLTIPVVKDIPVIGAVLSGHHILTYAALILVAVVWYMFKYTRLGMHIRAVGESPEAAESVGIPVGRVKYIALSLSGILTGMAGAFLSMGYVGLFSSGMTAGRGYIALATQAIAAGNAVVGMLASLLFGFCQSLANYLQSSSIPLQFIQMMPYLIIVIAYTVYCAMVEHNKKKKQMKAAAGK; translated from the coding sequence ATGAATGTGATTCAGGATATTTTTGGTACCTTAAGTCTCCCGGAGTTCTATTTCGCCATGTTCCGAAGCGCGACTCCGGTGCTTCTTACGACACTCGGCGCCATGATCGCGTCAAGATCCGGCACCAACAACATCGCCTTAGAGGGCACGATGCTCATTTCGGCCTTTGTCGGCGTTGTTGTCAGCGCCTTCAGCCAGAGCGCATGGATTGGCTTTTTGGGGGCTGTGCTCGCTGGCTTTGTCATCAGCAACATTTTGGCGTACTTTGTTTTGAAGCTCCATTCCAACTCGGTTATTTCCGGTATCGCCCTCAACACGTTTGCGTCCGGCGGGACGATTTTTGTCCTCTACCTGATTACCGGGGAAAAGGGTGCGTCCACGTCCCTGCCGTCCTTAAAGCTTCCGAGCCTTACGATCCCGGTGGTGAAAGACATCCCGGTCATCGGCGCGGTGCTTTCCGGACACCACATCCTGACATACGCGGCGCTGATTCTGGTGGCGGTTGTCTGGTACATGTTTAAGTACACGCGGCTCGGCATGCATATCCGCGCCGTCGGCGAGTCGCCGGAGGCGGCGGAGTCCGTAGGTATCCCGGTGGGACGCGTGAAATACATCGCACTGAGCCTTAGCGGTATCCTGACGGGCATGGCAGGCGCATTCCTCTCCATGGGATATGTGGGCCTGTTCTCCTCCGGCATGACGGCCGGCCGCGGCTACATCGCCCTGGCAACCCAGGCCATCGCCGCGGGGAACGCGGTTGTCGGCATGCTGGCATCGCTCCTTTTCGGCTTCTGCCAGAGCCTTGCCAACTACCTCCAGTCCTCCAGCATCCCGCTCCAGTTTATCCAGATGATGCCGTACCTGATTATCGTCATCGCCTACACGGTTTACTGCGCCATGGTGGAGCACAATAAGAAAAAGAAACAGATGAAGGCGGCTGCCGGGAAGTAG
- a CDS encoding ABC transporter permease produces the protein MNKKFTVVRLACAFAIAIAISVAIIFAISEEPVTAIYNLFLGPLQSKRHFFNVFASSVPLIFTGLALGLVFKSGNFSMIADACLYTGGVVTAAMAIKLNLPAGVHPIVIMVTAAIVGGIIGSIPALLKVFFHTNELVTSLMLNYVFFYLGIYTVTKYLADREAGTFASLKYQSTASLGTLIEKTDFHVGYLIAIGVVILLFILVFKTKFGYEIRISGSNPQFAKYSGINTAKVIIFTQVIAGAVAGLGGSVEQMAMYQRFNWQDSPSYAWDGVIIAILSGNNPKMVPFAAFFLAYIRVGADLMSRRSDVQNELVSIIQAVLILFVTAERFMAGWKQRQEAKKALGGEA, from the coding sequence ATGAATAAGAAGTTTACCGTTGTCCGTCTGGCATGCGCCTTCGCCATTGCCATTGCCATCTCCGTGGCGATTATTTTCGCCATCAGCGAGGAGCCGGTGACGGCCATCTACAACCTGTTTTTAGGGCCGCTCCAGTCGAAGCGCCATTTCTTCAACGTATTCGCCAGCAGCGTGCCGCTTATTTTCACGGGACTTGCCCTGGGGCTTGTCTTTAAATCGGGAAACTTTTCCATGATTGCCGATGCCTGTCTCTATACGGGCGGCGTCGTGACGGCGGCCATGGCCATCAAGTTAAATCTCCCGGCAGGCGTCCATCCCATTGTTATCATGGTGACGGCAGCCATTGTGGGCGGCATCATCGGCAGCATCCCGGCGCTTCTCAAGGTGTTTTTCCACACCAACGAGCTGGTGACGTCCCTGATGTTAAACTATGTATTCTTTTACCTCGGTATCTACACGGTGACGAAGTACCTGGCAGACCGCGAGGCCGGCACCTTCGCCTCCTTAAAGTACCAGAGCACGGCTTCCCTCGGGACGCTCATTGAAAAGACCGACTTCCATGTGGGCTACCTGATCGCCATCGGCGTCGTGATTCTGCTGTTTATTCTCGTCTTCAAGACGAAATTCGGCTACGAAATCCGGATTTCCGGAAGCAACCCGCAGTTTGCGAAGTATTCCGGCATCAACACGGCAAAGGTCATCATCTTTACCCAGGTGATCGCCGGCGCCGTCGCAGGTCTCGGCGGTTCCGTGGAGCAGATGGCCATGTACCAGCGTTTCAACTGGCAGGATTCCCCGTCCTATGCGTGGGACGGCGTCATCATCGCAATCCTTTCCGGCAACAACCCGAAGATGGTTCCGTTTGCGGCCTTCTTCCTGGCCTACATCCGCGTGGGCGCTGACTTGATGTCCCGCCGGTCGGATGTCCAGAACGAGCTGGTTTCCATCATCCAGGCCGTGTTGATTCTGTTTGTAACCGCTGAACGCTTCATGGCAGGCTGGAAGCAGCGCCAGGAGGCCAAGAAGGCACTTGGAGGGGAGGCATAA